A window of Numenius arquata chromosome 6, bNumArq3.hap1.1, whole genome shotgun sequence contains these coding sequences:
- the AHSA1 gene encoding activator of 90 kDa heat shock protein ATPase homolog 1 has protein sequence MAKWGEGDPRWIVEQRADATNVNNWHWTERDASNWSTERLKTLLLPVRVEGEEGACEVTEVSKLDGEASINNRKGKLIFFYEWAIKLAWTGTSKTGVKYKGYVEIPNLSDENDIDEVEIHVSLAKDEPDTNLKTLMKQEGTKKIRDAMKTYISTLKTEFTQGMILPTVNGEHMETTPQVAPKAEDRKTSASSSTAPSQSKSIGVKIPTCKISLKDTFLTSPEELYRVFVTQEMVQAFTHAQAALEADKGGKFQLLDGSVTGEFVDLVPEKQLVMKWRFKSWPAGHFATITLNFTDKGGETEVCLEGKGIPASEEERTKQGWQRYYFEGIKQTFGYGARLF, from the exons ATGGCCAAGTGGGGGGAGGGAGACCCGCGCTGGATCGTCGAGCAGCGGGCGGACGCCACCAACGTTAACAACTGGCACTG GACGGAGCGGGATGCCTCCAACTGGTCCACAGAGCGGCTGAAAACTCTCCTGCTGCCTGTCAGGGTGGAGGGCGAGGAAGGGGCTTGTGAGGTGACAGAAGTGAGCAAACTGGATGGAGAGGCCTCCATTAACAACCGCAAAGGGAAACTCATCTTCTTCTATGAGTGGGCTATCAAGCTGGCATGGACTG GCACCTCAAAGACAGGAGTGAAATACAAAGGTTATGTGGAGATTCCTAATCTCTCAGATGAAAATGACATCGATGAGGTTGAG ATCCATGTCAGCCTTGCTAAAGATGAGCCTGACACTAACTTGAAGACCCTGATGAAGCAAGAAGGCACAAAAAAAATTAGAGATGCAATGAAAACTTATATCAGCACTCTTAAAACAG AATTCACCCAGGGCATGATTTTGCCCACAGTGAATGGTGAACATATGGAAACAACACCTCAGGTGGCTCCTAAAGCAGAAGACCGCAAG ACGTCCGCTAGCAGCAGTACTGCTCCATCGCAGTCCAAATCCATAGGAGTCAAGATCCCTACATGTAAGATCAGCTTGAAGGACACCTTCTTAACATCTCCTGAGGAGCTCTATCGGGTATTCGTTACTCAGGAG ATGGTCCAAGCTTTCACCCACGCACAAGCCGCCTTGGAGGCTGATAAAGGAGGCAAGTTTCAGTTGCTGGATGGCAGTGTCACAGGAGAGTTTGTTGACCTA gTCCCTGAGAAGCAACTTGTTATGAAATGGAGATTTAAATCTTGGCCAGCTG GGCACTTTGCAACAATTACCTTGAACTTCACTGACAAAGGTGGCGAGACGGAGGTGTGCTTGGAAGGCAAGGGCATTCCTGCCAGCGAGGAGGAAAGAACGAAGCAAGGCTGGCAGCGCTACTACTTCGAGGGCATTAAACAGACATTTGGCTATGGCGCCCGCTTGTTTTAA
- the ISM2 gene encoding isthmin-2 → MPLMRGQVVLILGFVVLTTFLAAVRGLPVRKERSNSPKERSSKLAEVSASSDPRSARDEELPPSGKARGLRRSGQAGPRRHRRRGVAQQAARSPAVPQPGSAGREESLPFVLDLQSLPGLANVDLSAQNPNIQVTIEVVDDPQAEMEMDLLKETSNDWSLTSSEWLSHKDLFWPLFWEYTDPAEEEEEEEEDDNLDVGDREEEEEEEEEEDYTAEYEEEESTLSGVGGDWDQQWPAQKNWIFKEKYNYDYEDEEEWSLWSPCSITCGSGNQKRTRSCGYACTATESRTCDLPRCPGAEGEMVFPTEETPFKSDNTTELFNSEVDSCEKWLNCKSDFLTKYLSKVLTDLPSCPCSYPLEAVYSAVNLRDEGQGKSFRWRDASGPKERLDIYKPTARFCLRSMLSLDSTTLAAQHCCYDEHTRLITRGKGAGVPNLISTEFSPELHYKVDMLPWILCKGDWSRYHAVRPPNNGRRCADNPTEEEYLSQLQEAKEY, encoded by the exons atgcCTCTGATGAGAGGGCAAGTCGTGCTCATCCTCGGCTTCGTCGTTCTGACAACTTTCCTGGCTGCGGTGCGAGGGCTGCCCGTGAGGAAAGAGCGCAGCAACAGCCCCAAGGAGAGGAGCTCCAAGCTGGCGGAG GTCTCTGCCTCGTCTGACCCCCGTTCAGCAAGGGACGAGGAGCTGCCACCATCGGGCAAGGCACGGGGGCTGAGACGGAGCGGGCAGGCTGGCCCGCGGCGGCACCGCCGCCGTGGGGTGGCTCAGCAGGCTGCCAGGAGCCCAGCGGTGCCCCAGCCCGGCAGCGCTGGCCGGGAGGAGAGCCTGCCCTTTGTGCTGGACCTGCAGAGCTTGCCAGGGCTGGCCAACGTGGACCTGAGCGCCCAGAACCCCAACATCCAG GTGACCATCGAAGTGGTGGATGATCCTCAGGCTGAGATGGAGATGGACTTGTTGAAGGAAACAAGCAATGACTGGTCCCTGACATCCTCTGAATGGTTGTCCCACAAGGACCTCTTCTGGCCCCTTTTCTGGGAGTACACCGACCccgctgaggaggaagaggaggaggaagaggatgacaaCCTGGATgtaggggacagggaggaggaggaggaggaggaagaggaggaagattaCACAGCagagtatgaggaagaggagtcCACGCTCAGTGGAGTGGGAGGTGACTGGGATCAGCAGTGGCCTGCGCAGAAGAACTGGatctttaaggaaaaatataattacG ACTATGAAGATGAGGAGGAGTGGAGCCTCTGGTCCCCTTGCAGCATCACCTGTGGCAGTGGCAACCAGAAGAGGACCCGGTCCTGTGGCTATGCCTGCACAGCAACGGAGTCGAGGACCTGCGACCTGCCGCGCTGCCCTG GAGCAGAGGGGGAAATGGTCTTCCCCACAGAGGAGACGCCTTTCAAAAGCGACAACACCACAGAGCTGTTCAACTCAG AGGTGGACAGCTGTGAGAAGTGGCTGAACTGCAAGAGCGACTTCCTCACCAAGTACCTGAGCAAGGTGCTGACGGACCTGCCCAGCTGCCCCTGCTCCTACCCGCTGGAGGCCGTCTACAGCGCTGTCAACCTGCGGGATGAGGGGCAGGGCAAGAGCTTCCGATGGCGGGATGCCAGCGGCCCCAAGGAGCGCCTGGACATCTACAAGCCGACGGCGCGCTTCTGCCTGCGCTCCATGCTCTCCCTCGACAGCACCACCCTGGCCGCCCAGCACTGCTGCTACGACGAGCACACCCGCCTCATCACCCGCGGCAAGGGGGCCGGTGTCCCCAACCTTATCAGCACCGAGTTCTCCCCGGAGCTGCACTACAAGGTGGACATGCTGCCCTGGATCCTCTGCAAGGGTGACTGGAGCCGCTACCACGCTGTCAGGCCCCCTAACAATGGGCGACGGTGTGCTGACAACCCCACCGAGGAGGAgtacctctcccagctgcaggaggcCAAGGAGTACTAG